Proteins encoded by one window of Arachis hypogaea cultivar Tifrunner chromosome 1, arahy.Tifrunner.gnm2.J5K5, whole genome shotgun sequence:
- the LOC112709914 gene encoding uncharacterized protein isoform X2, with protein sequence MGASRKLQGEIDRVLKKVQEGVEVFDSIWNKVYDTDNANQKEKFEADLKKEIKKLQRYRDQIKTWIQSSEIKDKKVSASYEQALVDARKLIEREMERFKICEKETKTKAFSKEGLGQQPKTDPKEKAKSETRDWLNNVVGELESQIDNFEAELEGLSVKKGKNRPPRLTHLETSITRHKAHIKKCEFILRLLDNDELSPEQVNDVKDFLDDYVERNQEDFDEFSDVDELYSSLPLDKVETLEDLVTIPPGLSKATPSLSLKNTLAVSASQSASASASQTSEQADDTASQDSNSDIGARTPPAKVSGIISATSTPAGNHATPLSVNVSTHNLSSAPAAGLVLSGSNSVRSPMENANAANSPSANQSSSLKEEEINSFPGRRPSPSLSDAALRSIGRNNLSNQAAASIPLGAGNMVSNNGTLGSVPSASEITKRNMLAADDRLGGSSGMVQPLVSPLSNSRLILPQVGKANEAASADSNAINEAAAVSSRVFSPSVVPGMQWRPGSPFQNQSDAIRQRTEIAPDQREKFLQKYQQVQQQGHSTLLTMPSLGGNPKQFSAQQQNPLLQQFNSQGSSVSSQSAIGLGVQSPGLSGISTTTLQQPPNSVHSPSGQQSLMSDVGNSKIEDPQHQNFPDDSAVESTGSTGVGKSLISDDDLKSTFAADSPAGVSISLAEAGQTSRDIDLSPGQPLQPNQPTGNLGVIGRRNGTDLGAIGDSFTASSSSINPSGVRDQLYNLQMLEAAHYKLPLPRDSERPRAYTPRHPTITPSSYPQTQAPIVNNPAFWERVGLEPFGTDTLFYAFYYQQNTYQQYLAAKELKKQSWRYHKKYNTWFQRHEEPKVATDEYEQGTYVYFDFHIANDDLQHGWCQRIKTEFTFEYNYLEDELLV encoded by the exons ATGGGTGCGAGTCGGAAGCTTCAGGGAGAGATCGATCGCGTCCTCAAGAAAGTCCAGGAAGGTGTTGAAGTCTTTGATAGTATCTGGAACAAG GTTTACGACACAGATAATGCCAACCAGAAGGAGAAGTTTGAAGCAGACCTCAAGAAGGAGATTAAGAAGCTTCAGAGGTACAGGGATCAAATTAAGACTTGGATTCAGTCCAGCGAAATCAAGGACAAGAAG GTTAGTGCCTCTTATGAGCAAGCTCTAGTGGATGCGCGCAAGTTAATTGAACGTGAAATGGAAAGGTTTAAGATATGTGAAAAGGAGACAAAGACCAAAGCATTCTCTAAGGAAGGCTTAGGTCAACAGCCTAAGACT GATCCAAAAGAGAAGGCTAAATCAGAGACAAGGGATTGGTTGAACAATGTG GTTGGGGAGTTAGAATCTCAGATTGATAACTTTGAAGCTGAGCTTGAAGGGCTTTCTGTCAAGAAAGGAAAGAACAGGCCACCTAGATTG acACATCTAGAGACATCAATTACTCGGCACAAGGCTCATAtaaagaaatgtgaatttatcttGAGGCTATTAGACAATGATGAGTTAAGTCCGGAGCAGGTTAATGATGTCAAGGATTTCTTGGATGATTATGTAGAGCGTAATCAG GAGGACTTTGATGAATTCAGCGATGTTGATGAACTATACAGCTCATTGCCTTTAGATAAGGTGGAGACTCTTGAAGATCTTGTTACAATCCCCCCTGGCCTATCTAAG GCTACTCCTAGTCTCAGCTTGAAGAATACTTTGGCTGTCTCAGCATCACAATCAGCATCTGCATCTGCCTCACAAACATCT GAGCAAGCTGATGACACAGCATCCCAGGATAGCAATTCTGACATTGGTGCAAGAACTCCACCTGCGAAAGTTAGTGGAATTATTTCTGCTACTTCCACACCAGCTGGCAACCATGCTACTCCTCTTTCTGTGAATGTTTCTACGCATAATTTGTCCAGTGCACCAGCTGCTGGATTGGTCCTTTCTGGTTCGAATTCAGTTCGGAGTCCCATGGAGAATGCTAATGCTGCGAATTCACCTTCTGCGAATCAATCTTCCTCTTTGAAGGAAGAAGAGATTAATAGTTTCCCTGGCCGGAGACCATCCCCATCGCTTTCTGATGCAGCACTAAGGAGCATTGGCCGAAACAACCTTTCAAATCAAGCAGCAGCTAGCATCCCTCTTGGTGCTGGGAACATGGTTTCTAACAATGGAACCCTTGGTTCAGTCCCTTCAGCCTCTGAAATAACTAAGAGGAACATGTTGGCAGCTGATGATAGACTTGGTGGAAGTAGTGGGATGGTGCAGCCTCTTGTATCCCCATTAAGTAATAGCAGATTGATTTTGCCTCAGGTTGGGAAGGCTAATGAAGCTGCCTCAGCTGACTCTAATGCCATTAATGAGGCTGCAGCTGTATCTAGTAGAGTTTTCTCCCCATCTGTGGTTCCTGGCATGCAATGGAGACCTGGAAGTCCATTCCAGAACCAAAGTGATGCG ATTCGTCAAAGAACTGAAATAGCTCCAGATCAAAGGGAAAAGTTTTTGCAGAAGTATCAGCAAGTGCAGCAGCAGGGGCACAGCACCCTGCTTACTATGCCTTCTCTTGGAGGAAATCCTAAGCAGTTTTCTGCCCAGCAGCAAAATCCACTTTTGCAACAG TTTAACTCCCAAGGTTCCTCTGTTTCTTCTCAATCTGCTATTGGCCTTGGAGTCCAGTCACCAGGTCTTAGTGGTATTTCAACTACTACACTACAGCAGCCACCGAACTCGGTCCATTCCCCATCTGGTCAACAGTCATTGATGTCAG ATGTTGGCAATTCTAAAATTGAAGATCCACAACATCAGAATTTTCCTGATGATTCAGCTGTTGAATCTACTGGTAGTACTGGGGTTGGCAAGAGTCTCATAAGTGATGATGATTTGAAATCAACATTTGCTGCAGATTCTCCA GCAGGGGTATCCATCTCCCTTGCAGAAGCTGGTCAAACATCCAGAGATATTGATTTGTCTCCTGGCCAACCTTTACAACCCAATCAACCTACTGGTAACCTTGGTGTCATTGGGAGAAGAAATGGCACGGATCTTGGAGCCATTGGTGATAGTTTCACTGCATCAAGTTCAAGTATTAATCCAAGTGGAGTGCGTGATCAATTATACAATTTACAAATGCTTGAGGCAGCACACTACAAACTTCCTCTACCCAGAGACTCAGAACGTCCTAGAGCTTATACTCCT AGGCACCCAACGATAACACCTTCTAGTTATCCTCAGACACAGGCTCCTATTGTTAATAATCCTGCTTTTTGGGAGAGAGTAGGTCTTGAACCATTTGGCACTGATACATTGTTCTATGCATTTTATTATCAACAG AACACTTACCAGCAGTATTTGGCTGCAAAGGAACTAAAGAAACAGTCCTGGAGATACCACAAAAAGTATAACACATGGTTTCAGCGTCATGAAGAGCCCAAAGTTGCTACAGATGAATATGAGCAAGGAACATATGTGTACTTTGATTTCCATATTGCAAATGATGACCTTCAACATGGGTG GTGTCAAAGAATCAAAACTGAGTTCACTTTTGAATATAATTATCTTGAAGACGAGCTTCTTGTATAG
- the LOC112709914 gene encoding uncharacterized protein isoform X1 — translation MGASRKLQGEIDRVLKKVQEGVEVFDSIWNKVYDTDNANQKEKFEADLKKEIKKLQRYRDQIKTWIQSSEIKDKKVSASYEQALVDARKLIEREMERFKICEKETKTKAFSKEGLGQQPKTDPKEKAKSETRDWLNNVVGELESQIDNFEAELEGLSVKKGKNRPPRLTHLETSITRHKAHIKKCEFILRLLDNDELSPEQVNDVKDFLDDYVERNQEDFDEFSDVDELYSSLPLDKVETLEDLVTIPPGLSKATPSLSLKNTLAVSASQSASASASQTSEQADDTASQDSNSDIGARTPPAKVSGIISATSTPAGNHATPLSVNVSTHNLSSAPAAGLVLSGSNSVRSPMENANAANSPSANQSSSLKEEEINSFPGRRPSPSLSDAALRSIGRNNLSNQAAASIPLGAGNMVSNNGTLGSVPSASEITKRNMLAADDRLGGSSGMVQPLVSPLSNSRLILPQVGKANEAASADSNAINEAAAVSSRVFSPSVVPGMQWRPGSPFQNQSDAIRQRTEIAPDQREKFLQKYQQVQQQGHSTLLTMPSLGGNPKQFSAQQQNPLLQQFNSQGSSVSSQSAIGLGVQSPGLSGISTTTLQQPPNSVHSPSGQQSLMSGVSKDADVGNSKIEDPQHQNFPDDSAVESTGSTGVGKSLISDDDLKSTFAADSPAGVSISLAEAGQTSRDIDLSPGQPLQPNQPTGNLGVIGRRNGTDLGAIGDSFTASSSSINPSGVRDQLYNLQMLEAAHYKLPLPRDSERPRAYTPRHPTITPSSYPQTQAPIVNNPAFWERVGLEPFGTDTLFYAFYYQQNTYQQYLAAKELKKQSWRYHKKYNTWFQRHEEPKVATDEYEQGTYVYFDFHIANDDLQHGWCQRIKTEFTFEYNYLEDELLV, via the exons ATGGGTGCGAGTCGGAAGCTTCAGGGAGAGATCGATCGCGTCCTCAAGAAAGTCCAGGAAGGTGTTGAAGTCTTTGATAGTATCTGGAACAAG GTTTACGACACAGATAATGCCAACCAGAAGGAGAAGTTTGAAGCAGACCTCAAGAAGGAGATTAAGAAGCTTCAGAGGTACAGGGATCAAATTAAGACTTGGATTCAGTCCAGCGAAATCAAGGACAAGAAG GTTAGTGCCTCTTATGAGCAAGCTCTAGTGGATGCGCGCAAGTTAATTGAACGTGAAATGGAAAGGTTTAAGATATGTGAAAAGGAGACAAAGACCAAAGCATTCTCTAAGGAAGGCTTAGGTCAACAGCCTAAGACT GATCCAAAAGAGAAGGCTAAATCAGAGACAAGGGATTGGTTGAACAATGTG GTTGGGGAGTTAGAATCTCAGATTGATAACTTTGAAGCTGAGCTTGAAGGGCTTTCTGTCAAGAAAGGAAAGAACAGGCCACCTAGATTG acACATCTAGAGACATCAATTACTCGGCACAAGGCTCATAtaaagaaatgtgaatttatcttGAGGCTATTAGACAATGATGAGTTAAGTCCGGAGCAGGTTAATGATGTCAAGGATTTCTTGGATGATTATGTAGAGCGTAATCAG GAGGACTTTGATGAATTCAGCGATGTTGATGAACTATACAGCTCATTGCCTTTAGATAAGGTGGAGACTCTTGAAGATCTTGTTACAATCCCCCCTGGCCTATCTAAG GCTACTCCTAGTCTCAGCTTGAAGAATACTTTGGCTGTCTCAGCATCACAATCAGCATCTGCATCTGCCTCACAAACATCT GAGCAAGCTGATGACACAGCATCCCAGGATAGCAATTCTGACATTGGTGCAAGAACTCCACCTGCGAAAGTTAGTGGAATTATTTCTGCTACTTCCACACCAGCTGGCAACCATGCTACTCCTCTTTCTGTGAATGTTTCTACGCATAATTTGTCCAGTGCACCAGCTGCTGGATTGGTCCTTTCTGGTTCGAATTCAGTTCGGAGTCCCATGGAGAATGCTAATGCTGCGAATTCACCTTCTGCGAATCAATCTTCCTCTTTGAAGGAAGAAGAGATTAATAGTTTCCCTGGCCGGAGACCATCCCCATCGCTTTCTGATGCAGCACTAAGGAGCATTGGCCGAAACAACCTTTCAAATCAAGCAGCAGCTAGCATCCCTCTTGGTGCTGGGAACATGGTTTCTAACAATGGAACCCTTGGTTCAGTCCCTTCAGCCTCTGAAATAACTAAGAGGAACATGTTGGCAGCTGATGATAGACTTGGTGGAAGTAGTGGGATGGTGCAGCCTCTTGTATCCCCATTAAGTAATAGCAGATTGATTTTGCCTCAGGTTGGGAAGGCTAATGAAGCTGCCTCAGCTGACTCTAATGCCATTAATGAGGCTGCAGCTGTATCTAGTAGAGTTTTCTCCCCATCTGTGGTTCCTGGCATGCAATGGAGACCTGGAAGTCCATTCCAGAACCAAAGTGATGCG ATTCGTCAAAGAACTGAAATAGCTCCAGATCAAAGGGAAAAGTTTTTGCAGAAGTATCAGCAAGTGCAGCAGCAGGGGCACAGCACCCTGCTTACTATGCCTTCTCTTGGAGGAAATCCTAAGCAGTTTTCTGCCCAGCAGCAAAATCCACTTTTGCAACAG TTTAACTCCCAAGGTTCCTCTGTTTCTTCTCAATCTGCTATTGGCCTTGGAGTCCAGTCACCAGGTCTTAGTGGTATTTCAACTACTACACTACAGCAGCCACCGAACTCGGTCCATTCCCCATCTGGTCAACAGTCATTGATGTCAGGTGTTTCCAAAGATGCAG ATGTTGGCAATTCTAAAATTGAAGATCCACAACATCAGAATTTTCCTGATGATTCAGCTGTTGAATCTACTGGTAGTACTGGGGTTGGCAAGAGTCTCATAAGTGATGATGATTTGAAATCAACATTTGCTGCAGATTCTCCA GCAGGGGTATCCATCTCCCTTGCAGAAGCTGGTCAAACATCCAGAGATATTGATTTGTCTCCTGGCCAACCTTTACAACCCAATCAACCTACTGGTAACCTTGGTGTCATTGGGAGAAGAAATGGCACGGATCTTGGAGCCATTGGTGATAGTTTCACTGCATCAAGTTCAAGTATTAATCCAAGTGGAGTGCGTGATCAATTATACAATTTACAAATGCTTGAGGCAGCACACTACAAACTTCCTCTACCCAGAGACTCAGAACGTCCTAGAGCTTATACTCCT AGGCACCCAACGATAACACCTTCTAGTTATCCTCAGACACAGGCTCCTATTGTTAATAATCCTGCTTTTTGGGAGAGAGTAGGTCTTGAACCATTTGGCACTGATACATTGTTCTATGCATTTTATTATCAACAG AACACTTACCAGCAGTATTTGGCTGCAAAGGAACTAAAGAAACAGTCCTGGAGATACCACAAAAAGTATAACACATGGTTTCAGCGTCATGAAGAGCCCAAAGTTGCTACAGATGAATATGAGCAAGGAACATATGTGTACTTTGATTTCCATATTGCAAATGATGACCTTCAACATGGGTG GTGTCAAAGAATCAAAACTGAGTTCACTTTTGAATATAATTATCTTGAAGACGAGCTTCTTGTATAG